A window from Candidatus Paceibacterota bacterium encodes these proteins:
- the pheS gene encoding phenylalanine--tRNA ligase subunit alpha has protein sequence MENDKKGHLHPITQIVREIFSIFRDLGFEIADGPELEDEFHNFDALNVPKDHPARDMQDTFWIKDAPDADKKRVLRTHTSSVQIRYMEKHKPPVRIIIPGKVFRNEATDATHEAQFFQIEALYVDKNVSMAHLKGTLENMFKKLFGDDVEIRFRPSFFPFTEPSVEVDMKWKGKWLEMGGAGLVQKNVFEAVGVDPNEWQGFAFGFGLDRLVMLKFGIDDVRFLYNGDLRLVNQF, from the coding sequence ATGGAAAACGATAAAAAGGGTCACCTACATCCCATAACTCAAATAGTTCGTGAGATTTTTTCAATATTTAGAGATTTAGGTTTTGAAATAGCAGACGGACCAGAATTGGAAGATGAATTCCATAACTTTGATGCTTTGAATGTTCCGAAAGATCACCCGGCTCGAGATATGCAAGATACGTTTTGGATCAAGGATGCTCCAGATGCAGACAAAAAGAGAGTTCTACGTACTCACACCTCTTCGGTTCAGATTAGGTACATGGAGAAACATAAACCACCAGTACGTATTATTATCCCTGGTAAAGTTTTTCGTAATGAAGCTACCGATGCTACGCACGAAGCTCAATTTTTCCAGATAGAAGCTCTCTATGTAGACAAAAATGTTTCCATGGCGCATTTGAAAGGAACTTTGGAAAATATGTTCAAGAAATTATTTGGCGATGACGTAGAGATACGATTCCGTCCAAGTTTCTTTCCATTTACCGAACCTAGTGTTGAAGTAGATATGAAATGGAAAGGTAAATGGTTGGAAATGGGTGGTGCAGGTCTCGTACAAAAGAATGTTTTTGAAGCTGTTGGTGTAGATCCAAATGAATGGCAAGGATTTGCTTTTGGTTTTGGTTTGGACCGTCTTGTTATGCTCAAGTTTGGTATTGATGATGTCCGTTTTCTTTATAATGGAGATCTAAGATTGGTAAATCAATTTTAA
- a CDS encoding MFS transporter produces the protein MTIHRPRSHIIYTVAVIGFIFTLHMVIPMYSNSSFLSVFADGQLVSLIYMIGSAVSILGFLLAPHIIRRLGNYTTTMLLVCIQIGLFYGLISTTSTQTLIILFVIQMAISSLIGLCLDIFLEVYTDGSSVGTVRGLYSATLNASWVIGPLIGSMLINGTNNYRNTYVAALAMLFPLLYLIYRNFPRFHDPNYMHLSPWQLVKHISSNKNWMKLFYANIILQTFYSWMVVYSTIYLNKNIGFNWEEIGIILVIMLIPFPLIQYPLGKLADKKYGEKEIMAIGFAIMGISTICLSFFTIKSVLIWSILLLVTRIGAAAAEIMMETYFFKTVSVRDTAVLGSFRITRPLSYFLAPLIMIIGLTFLDTQYMFIVIGIISLVALYPVLTIKDTK, from the coding sequence ATGACAATCCATAGACCTCGTTCTCATATAATCTACACGGTCGCTGTCATCGGCTTCATCTTCACTCTGCACATGGTCATACCCATGTATTCAAACTCAAGTTTCTTGAGTGTATTTGCCGATGGACAACTAGTAAGCCTCATCTACATGATAGGTTCTGCGGTTTCTATTCTCGGTTTCCTATTGGCTCCGCATATCATCCGTCGTCTAGGAAATTATACGACAACTATGCTATTGGTTTGCATACAAATAGGATTGTTTTACGGACTCATCTCAACTACATCAACGCAGACTTTGATAATTCTATTCGTCATTCAAATGGCGATCTCTTCTCTAATTGGTCTTTGTCTGGATATATTCTTAGAAGTTTATACTGACGGTTCATCGGTCGGCACAGTCAGAGGATTATACTCTGCTACTCTCAACGCTTCTTGGGTTATAGGTCCACTCATAGGTAGTATGCTCATCAATGGTACAAATAACTATCGCAATACTTACGTAGCTGCTCTGGCAATGCTTTTCCCTCTTCTCTATCTCATATACCGCAATTTTCCACGTTTCCATGATCCAAATTACATGCATCTTTCGCCTTGGCAATTGGTTAAACACATATCTTCAAATAAGAACTGGATGAAATTGTTCTACGCCAACATTATCCTTCAGACATTCTATTCTTGGATGGTCGTTTACAGTACTATTTATCTAAACAAAAATATTGGTTTCAATTGGGAAGAGATAGGGATAATTTTAGTCATAATGCTCATACCATTCCCTCTTATCCAATATCCTCTAGGAAAATTGGCTGACAAAAAATATGGTGAAAAAGAGATAATGGCTATTGGTTTTGCAATAATGGGAATATCAACAATATGTCTATCGTTTTTTACAATCAAAAGTGTTTTGATTTGGTCTATATTACTATTGGTTACTCGTATAGGAGCTGCCGCTGCTGAAATTATGATGGAAACTTATTTCTTCAAAACAGTTTCTGTTAGAGATACTGCCGTCTTGGGCTCATTCCGTATCACTCGCCCACTCTCATATTTTCTTGCTCCACTCATCATGATAATAGGTCTTACATTCTTGGATACTCAATATATGTTCATTGTTATAGGAATAATATCACTTGTGGCACTATATCCGGTGCTGACTATTAAGGATACAAAATAA
- the tsf gene encoding elongation factor Ts (EF-Ts; functions during elongation stage of protein translation; forms a dimer; associates with EF-Tu-GDP complex and promotes exchange of GDP to GTP resulting in regeneration of the active form of EF-Tu), translating into MISPFFLFWKQDEKSDSGGKSESFEPKVIKQQSLPIEEIKTKKTMATKTITVETIKELRDQTGISIMQCKKALEEAGGDSAKALVILRNKSGELAAKKSDRIFHSGTIQAYIHSNGMVGTIVELLCESDFVSNTNEFKALARDIAMHVTATNPRFLSKDDITEADKQTAMSVFEKEVAGKPEAVKAKILEGKMNSYFSEMVLMDQPFIKNPELTVQGLVNNAVQKFGEKMAVGKFKRFKVLEG; encoded by the coding sequence ATGATAAGTCCATTTTTCCTATTCTGGAAACAAGATGAAAAGTCAGATTCCGGCGGTAAATCGGAAAGTTTTGAACCAAAAGTTATCAAGCAACAGAGTTTACCAATAGAAGAGATTAAAACAAAAAAGACCATGGCTACAAAGACAATTACAGTTGAAACTATCAAAGAGCTTCGTGATCAGACAGGTATTTCTATCATGCAGTGTAAAAAAGCTCTAGAAGAGGCTGGTGGCGATTCTGCCAAGGCTTTGGTTATTTTGCGTAATAAGAGTGGTGAATTGGCCGCAAAGAAAAGTGATCGTATTTTCCATTCAGGAACAATCCAAGCTTACATCCATTCCAATGGCATGGTTGGTACTATTGTAGAGTTGCTTTGTGAATCCGATTTCGTTTCCAATACAAATGAATTCAAAGCTCTAGCACGCGATATTGCTATGCATGTAACTGCTACAAACCCTCGTTTTCTCTCAAAGGATGATATTACCGAAGCTGACAAGCAAACCGCTATGTCCGTATTTGAAAAGGAAGTCGCTGGCAAGCCAGAAGCTGTCAAAGCCAAGATTCTAGAAGGAAAGATGAATTCATATTTTTCAGAAATGGTTCTTATGGATCAACCTTTCATCAAGAATCCCGAGCTGACTGTTCAAGGATTGGTCAACAATGCTGTCCAAAAGTTCGGTGAGAAGATGGCAGTAGGTAAGTTCAAGAGGTTCAAGGTTCTAGAGGGTTAA
- the eno gene encoding phosphopyruvate hydratase, translating into MAKIKSVQAREILDSRGNPTIEVDLTLSDGSFGRAAVPSGASTGSHEAVELRDNDPKRYDGKGVTKAVDNVNTIILKAIKGKDLDQRKLDDKLIALDGTANKGKLGANAILGVSMAFARASAESMGKPLFVYFNKIAKIKNPVQLPVPMMNIVNGGKHAENAADVQEFMVVPVGFTSFKEALRAGDEIFHALRKILHKNNLGTTVGDEGGFAPSLASNEAALVMIMEAINTAGYKPGKEIAIAMDVAATELYKDGKYVLARDNKTLTSEEMVAWYEELVSKYPIISIEDGLAEDDWNGYKLMTEKLGSKIQLVGDDLFVTNIERLGMGIEKNIANSILIKLNQIGTVSETIDAITLAKKANYTSIISHRSGETEDSTIADFAVGTGVGQIKTGSLSRSDRNAKYNQLLRIEETLGKKAVYPGRKAFLQ; encoded by the coding sequence ATGGCAAAGATCAAATCAGTTCAGGCACGAGAAATTTTGGATTCACGAGGCAATCCTACAATTGAAGTAGACTTAACACTCAGCGACGGTTCATTCGGACGAGCTGCTGTACCATCAGGTGCATCAACAGGCAGTCACGAAGCTGTAGAATTACGCGACAACGATCCAAAGAGATATGACGGCAAAGGAGTGACAAAAGCAGTAGATAACGTCAATACGATTATTTTAAAAGCTATCAAAGGCAAAGATCTAGATCAAAGAAAGTTGGATGACAAGCTCATAGCTCTAGATGGCACAGCCAACAAAGGCAAACTTGGTGCAAACGCTATTCTAGGTGTCTCCATGGCTTTTGCTCGCGCTTCAGCAGAAAGTATGGGAAAGCCTCTGTTCGTCTATTTCAATAAAATAGCCAAGATCAAAAATCCTGTTCAGTTACCTGTACCAATGATGAATATTGTAAATGGCGGCAAACACGCTGAGAATGCAGCCGATGTCCAAGAATTCATGGTTGTACCAGTCGGCTTCACTTCTTTCAAAGAAGCTTTGAGAGCTGGCGATGAGATCTTCCACGCTTTGAGAAAGATCTTACACAAGAACAATCTAGGAACAACAGTCGGCGACGAAGGAGGTTTTGCTCCATCTCTAGCATCCAATGAAGCTGCTCTAGTCATGATTATGGAAGCTATCAATACCGCTGGTTACAAACCCGGTAAAGAGATTGCTATCGCTATGGATGTGGCCGCTACTGAACTCTACAAGGATGGTAAATATGTACTAGCCCGCGACAACAAAACTCTTACCTCAGAAGAAATGGTTGCTTGGTATGAAGAACTTGTCAGCAAATACCCTATTATTTCTATTGAAGATGGTCTAGCAGAAGATGATTGGAATGGTTACAAACTCATGACGGAAAAACTTGGTTCAAAGATTCAGTTGGTTGGTGACGATCTATTCGTTACAAATATTGAAAGACTTGGTATGGGCATAGAAAAAAATATTGCCAATTCAATCTTGATCAAGTTAAATCAGATCGGAACAGTTTCTGAGACTATCGATGCAATAACTCTAGCCAAAAAAGCAAATTACACTTCTATCATCTCTCACCGTTCTGGCGAAACCGAAGATTCTACTATTGCTGATTTCGCTGTCGGTACAGGAGTTGGTCAGATCAAGACTGGTTCTCTCTCAAGATCAGATCGTAATGCCAAATACAATCAACTTCTTCGCATTGAAGAAACTCTCGGTAAAAAAGCTGTTTACCCTGGAAGAAAAGCTTTCTTGCAGTAA
- a CDS encoding PCRF domain-containing protein, with protein sequence MNIEQYKTNPKTAFLAGQYEKLLKDEKEMQTMAEKDPSLKELAEGDLASIREQKKNLEEQMTAILEGDKEEDEKPNEVILEVRAGAGGDEAALFAAELLNMYKRYAETKGWSAKLTEKSENDVGGYKDACLEIKGKGVYEDLRWETGVHRVQRVPETEKMGRIHTSTASVAIMPIRKKFKYQLNMADVEMEFSRAGGKGGQNVNKVESAVRVIHRPTGIDVRSTVERSQGANREKALQLLTSKLEALKEEEEAKKFSAHRKGQIGTGDRSEKIRTYNYPQDRVTDHRIKQSWHNLPLILLGKFGPITEALKEFEKTGKVGNEDEE encoded by the coding sequence ATGAATATTGAACAATATAAAACCAATCCTAAAACGGCCTTTCTAGCAGGTCAGTATGAAAAATTATTGAAAGATGAAAAGGAGATGCAGACTATGGCAGAAAAGGATCCTTCTCTGAAAGAATTGGCCGAAGGCGATCTCGCTTCTATTCGTGAACAAAAGAAAAATCTTGAAGAACAGATGACTGCTATTTTGGAAGGTGACAAAGAAGAAGATGAAAAGCCAAATGAAGTCATTCTAGAAGTCCGTGCTGGTGCTGGTGGTGACGAAGCGGCTCTCTTTGCTGCTGAACTTTTGAATATGTACAAAAGATATGCTGAGACAAAAGGTTGGTCTGCAAAATTAACTGAAAAATCAGAGAATGATGTTGGTGGTTACAAGGATGCTTGTCTTGAGATAAAAGGCAAAGGTGTTTATGAAGATTTACGTTGGGAGACCGGTGTTCACCGTGTTCAGCGTGTTCCAGAAACAGAAAAGATGGGACGTATTCACACATCTACGGCATCAGTTGCTATTATGCCTATTCGTAAAAAATTCAAATATCAGCTAAATATGGCTGATGTTGAAATGGAATTCTCTCGTGCTGGTGGTAAAGGTGGTCAAAATGTTAATAAGGTTGAATCAGCTGTGAGAGTTATTCACAGACCGACTGGTATTGATGTACGTTCTACTGTCGAGCGTAGTCAAGGTGCAAATAGGGAAAAAGCTTTACAATTACTTACGTCAAAACTTGAAGCTTTGAAAGAAGAAGAAGAGGCCAAGAAATTTTCGGCACATCGTAAGGGTCAGATCGGTACAGGTGATCGCTCCGAAAAGATTCGTACTTACAATTATCCTCAAGATCGTGTGACTGATCATCGTATCAAACAGTCATGGCACAATCTCCCACTTATTTTGTTAGGTAAATTTGGTCCCATCACCGAAGCCTTGAAAGAATTTGAGAAGACAGGGAAGGTGGGGAATGAGGATGAGGAATAA
- a CDS encoding ORF6N domain-containing protein yields the protein MISSKQSEIIPLEVIGQRILIIRGVKVMLDADLAELYQVSTKRLNEQVKRNSSRFPEDFMFQLTELERNEVVANCDHLTKLKFSYQLPYAFTEHGVVMLSAVLNSGRAVEVSIFIARAFIKIREMLAINKEFAHKVEELEREQYKQGGYIVEIQDILRLLIEEPVKPKDPIGFKIV from the coding sequence ATGATATCTTCAAAACAATCAGAAATTATTCCTTTAGAAGTTATAGGTCAACGAATTTTAATTATTCGTGGCGTTAAAGTTATGCTAGATGCTGATCTTGCGGAATTGTATCAAGTAAGCACTAAACGCCTAAATGAACAAGTTAAAAGAAACAGTAGTAGATTTCCAGAAGATTTTATGTTTCAGCTTACAGAATTAGAAAGAAATGAGGTGGTCGCAAATTGCGACCACCTCACAAAGCTTAAATTTTCATATCAACTTCCCTATGCTTTTACTGAACATGGTGTCGTGATGCTTTCGGCAGTACTTAATAGTGGACGTGCTGTTGAAGTGAGTATATTTATTGCTCGTGCTTTTATTAAGATTCGCGAGATGTTAGCTATAAATAAGGAATTTGCTCATAAAGTTGAGGAATTAGAGAGGGAGCAATATAAACAAGGCGGATATATAGTTGAAATACAAGATATTTTGAGACTTCTAATTGAAGAACCTGTTAAACCTAAAGATCCTATAGGTTTTAAGATTGTTTAA
- a CDS encoding phenylalanine--tRNA ligase subunit beta — protein MKVSRNWLQTYFDKEIPTAEKLDELFTFHAFEVEGVETLTGPGIAKPDSILDVKILPDRAHYDLCHNGIAREISVLTGLPMKNRFAEELKVTSKEKPSVKIISGGEAFGSLASGKQFCRRYTARTIELGSSKAVGTSPVWLKNALESIGQRSINSIVDITNYVMYDIGQPLHAFDADKVKGGITIRPAKDSEKITLLDGREIILTSVDNVIADEEGPLVIAGAKGGRRAEIGESTKKIIIESANFDPTMVRRTATKYDIRSDSSKRFENEITAELAMNGMNNVSALILEMIPDAKFGPVVDGYPVEQTPTVIDFDPAYLKERLGVDVPLDEAKSILERMGIVVSVIPAKAGIQDMTKESVSSGNTLDSRRSLSSERTVNDTEQWILTIPFERLDLIIKEDIVEEVGRVYGYDKVKGILPPLQKDESNKKVSEILPLFYVSEKIKSTLVELGFSEVSLYALVEKGDIEIAKPLAKDKGFARNNLSGGMMACVEKNALNADLLGLEVVKVFEVGHVFTDKSEQVHLSIGVAQIKKVKGLKAENIITEAIKKIEEKLMVSISGKTVNGKTGNYSVFEIDLESIVKSFQSPILFEALNFTPASTNRYKKFSLYPFIVRDVAVFVPESVESEKVWNVIEKGIAEAGANDLLARHSLFDTFKKEGKVSYAFRMIFQSKERTLTDEEVNKTMEVIYSGLKGEGWEVR, from the coding sequence ATGAAAGTCTCACGAAATTGGTTACAAACATATTTTGATAAAGAAATTCCAACAGCAGAGAAGTTGGATGAGCTTTTTACTTTCCATGCTTTTGAAGTTGAAGGAGTAGAGACTTTGACTGGGCCTGGTATCGCTAAACCCGATTCTATTCTTGACGTGAAGATTCTTCCAGACCGTGCTCATTATGATCTTTGTCACAATGGTATCGCTAGAGAAATTTCAGTCCTGACCGGTTTACCTATGAAAAATCGCTTTGCTGAAGAGCTCAAAGTTACTAGCAAAGAGAAGCCTTCCGTAAAAATCATTTCCGGAGGTGAAGCCTTCGGAAGCCTCGCTTCCGGAAAGCAGTTTTGTCGTCGTTATACGGCTAGAACTATTGAATTGGGTAGTTCAAAAGCGGTAGGAACATCCCCTGTATGGCTCAAAAATGCTCTAGAATCAATAGGACAACGCTCTATCAACTCTATCGTGGATATTACAAATTACGTCATGTATGACATTGGTCAACCATTGCATGCTTTTGATGCCGATAAGGTCAAAGGTGGTATTACTATTCGTCCAGCCAAAGATAGTGAAAAAATAACTTTGCTTGATGGTAGAGAGATCATTTTGACTTCTGTTGATAATGTTATCGCCGATGAAGAAGGTCCTCTTGTCATCGCTGGCGCAAAAGGTGGTAGACGCGCAGAAATCGGTGAGTCAACAAAAAAGATAATTATAGAATCTGCCAATTTTGATCCAACTATGGTTCGTCGCACTGCTACGAAATATGATATTCGTAGCGATTCTTCAAAGAGATTTGAAAATGAAATAACTGCTGAGCTCGCTATGAATGGTATGAATAATGTTTCAGCTCTTATTTTAGAAATGATTCCTGATGCAAAATTCGGTCCTGTTGTTGATGGATATCCAGTAGAACAAACACCGACTGTTATAGATTTTGATCCAGCTTATTTGAAAGAACGTCTAGGAGTAGATGTTCCATTGGATGAAGCAAAAAGTATTTTGGAAAGAATGGGGATCGTGGTTTCTGTCATTCCCGCGAAGGCGGGAATCCAGGATATGACCAAGGAATCTGTATCTAGTGGTAATACACTGGATTCCCGCCGAAGTTTATCCTCGGAGAGGACGGTAAATGACACAGAACAATGGATTCTTACCATTCCTTTTGAACGCCTAGACCTTATCATTAAAGAAGATATTGTAGAAGAGGTAGGACGTGTCTACGGTTATGATAAGGTCAAAGGAATACTTCCACCTTTACAAAAAGATGAATCAAATAAAAAGGTCTCAGAAATTTTGCCGTTATTCTATGTTTCAGAGAAAATAAAGAGTACCTTGGTTGAACTAGGTTTCTCTGAAGTTAGCCTTTACGCTTTGGTTGAAAAAGGTGATATAGAAATCGCTAAACCTTTGGCCAAAGATAAAGGTTTTGCTCGCAACAATCTTTCAGGTGGAATGATGGCTTGTGTAGAAAAAAATGCTCTCAATGCAGACCTCCTCGGCCTTGAAGTTGTGAAAGTCTTTGAGGTTGGACATGTTTTCACAGACAAATCAGAACAAGTTCATTTATCTATTGGTGTTGCACAAATAAAAAAGGTAAAAGGTTTGAAAGCAGAAAATATTATTACGGAAGCGATCAAAAAGATTGAAGAAAAATTGATGGTCAGTATAAGTGGTAAGACGGTGAATGGTAAAACTGGTAACTACAGTGTTTTTGAAATTGATCTAGAATCTATCGTCAAATCTTTCCAATCACCTATTTTATTTGAAGCTTTGAATTTCACCCCAGCTTCTACAAATCGTTACAAGAAATTCTCGTTATATCCATTCATCGTTCGCGATGTTGCGGTCTTCGTACCAGAATCGGTTGAAAGTGAAAAAGTTTGGAATGTTATAGAAAAGGGTATTGCAGAAGCTGGTGCCAATGATCTGCTCGCACGTCATTCTTTGTTTGATACATTCAAAAAAGAAGGAAAAGTCTCTTACGCTTTCCGTATGATTTTCCAATCTAAAGAGAGGACTCTTACCGATGAAGAAGTAAATAAGACTATGGAGGTTATTTATTCTGGCTTGAAAGGGGAAGGTTGGGAGGTTAGGTAA
- a CDS encoding type B 50S ribosomal protein L31, producing the protein MKKDIHPKNYRQVIFADNSSGAKFLVSSTIETKETQKWTDGKDYPVHFVEISSASHPFYTKEEKIIDTAGRVEKFKTRQSKASSKKA; encoded by the coding sequence ATGAAGAAAGATATACATCCAAAGAACTACCGCCAAGTTATTTTCGCCGACAATTCAAGTGGCGCTAAATTCCTCGTATCTTCTACTATTGAAACAAAAGAAACCCAAAAGTGGACAGATGGTAAAGATTACCCAGTTCATTTCGTTGAAATTTCTAGTGCTTCACATCCTTTCTATACCAAAGAAGAGAAGATTATTGATACCGCTGGTCGTGTTGAGAAATTCAAGACTCGCCAATCCAAAGCCAGTTCAAAGAAAGCTTAG
- a CDS encoding response regulator transcription factor — MDSRLRGNDITGLAYLPKIPHTYANMKLLIVEDDQQLAKTVKNDLMAQNNTVELTDNGADGSFLARSFEYDAIILDNSLPKKDGLTICREIRSAGKTTPILFLTIDGGIETKMMAFESGADDYLQKPFSLQELSARLKALSRRPVIVKNHILRVHDLELDSEKNIVRRGNRRIHPTRKEFGLLEYFMKNIGIVLSRAMLMEHVWTADNNPFSNTVEAHITNLRKKINTGNKPNLIANIAGRGYIMDTPENLKLL; from the coding sequence ATGGATTCCCGCCTTCGCGGGAATGACATAACGGGACTTGCATATTTACCAAAGATTCCGCATACTTACGCCAACATGAAGCTACTCATTGTTGAAGATGATCAGCAGTTAGCCAAGACCGTCAAAAACGATTTAATGGCCCAAAATAATACTGTTGAATTAACAGATAACGGTGCCGACGGTTCATTCTTGGCTAGAAGTTTTGAATACGATGCTATAATTTTGGACAATTCTTTACCAAAGAAAGACGGACTCACTATATGTAGAGAGATCAGAAGTGCTGGAAAGACAACGCCTATCCTGTTTTTGACAATAGACGGAGGTATTGAAACAAAAATGATGGCTTTTGAAAGTGGTGCTGACGATTATTTACAAAAGCCTTTTTCACTACAAGAATTATCTGCACGACTAAAAGCCCTATCCCGCCGTCCTGTCATAGTAAAGAATCATATACTCCGTGTTCACGATTTAGAATTAGACTCTGAAAAAAATATTGTAAGGCGAGGAAATAGGAGAATACATCCAACTCGTAAAGAATTTGGTCTATTGGAATATTTCATGAAAAATATCGGTATTGTCTTATCTAGAGCCATGCTTATGGAACATGTCTGGACAGCCGATAATAACCCTTTTTCAAATACAGTAGAGGCTCATATAACCAATCTCCGTAAGAAAATAAATACAGGTAACAAGCCAAATCTCATAGCAAACATTGCTGGAAGAGGTTATATCATGGATACTCCAGAAAATCTGAAATTGCTATAA
- the rpsB gene encoding 30S ribosomal protein S2 has translation MDIKKSIESMFASGAHFGLGKSRRHPTLSSYIFGTKNGTDIFDLEKTQVFVGKAKDFVATLAKEGKTILYVGGKKEASASIRIAAGLQNMPYVDGRWIGGTISNFPQIRKRIDRYERLISDREKGELAKYTKRERMLIDKEIASLEKMFLGIVSLKKIPDALFVIDPRHEKNAVKEAADFNIPVIALCGSDCDISKINYPMIGNDGSKVSIQHFVDEISKAYQAGKVAKV, from the coding sequence ATGGATATCAAAAAAAGCATCGAATCAATGTTTGCCTCTGGGGCGCATTTTGGTCTAGGTAAATCAAGGAGACACCCAACTCTTTCGTCATATATTTTCGGTACAAAAAATGGCACAGATATCTTTGATTTAGAAAAGACTCAGGTTTTTGTGGGAAAGGCTAAGGATTTCGTGGCTACATTGGCCAAAGAAGGCAAGACTATCTTGTACGTCGGAGGCAAGAAAGAAGCTTCTGCTAGTATCAGGATTGCTGCCGGTCTACAAAACATGCCTTACGTAGATGGAAGATGGATTGGTGGTACTATCAGCAATTTTCCTCAGATCAGAAAGCGTATAGATCGTTATGAGAGACTTATCAGTGACCGTGAGAAAGGTGAACTTGCAAAATACACAAAGCGTGAGCGTATGCTCATAGACAAAGAGATCGCTTCTTTGGAAAAGATGTTCCTAGGCATTGTCTCTTTGAAGAAGATCCCTGATGCTCTGTTCGTCATTGATCCACGTCACGAAAAGAATGCCGTCAAAGAAGCTGCCGATTTCAATATTCCAGTTATCGCTCTTTGTGGTTCAGATTGTGATATTTCCAAGATTAACTATCCTATGATTGGAAACGATGGTTCAAAGGTTAGTATCCAACATTTTGTAGACGAGATTTCAAAGGCATACCAAGCTGGCAAAGTAGCAAAAGTTTAA
- a CDS encoding HNH endonuclease signature motif containing protein has translation MIRKCTGCGVVLSQRYKIKYCSNKCQADFQYKLFINNWKDGLEDGVIGKDVKSLSRHLRRYLADKNGERCFYCGWNEKHPITGKVTLEIDHIDGNAENNEEGNLRLLCPNCHSLTPYFRNLNRGNGRKWRMDKYKKQVATQPIF, from the coding sequence ATGATTAGAAAATGCACAGGTTGTGGTGTTGTTTTGTCGCAGAGATATAAAATAAAATATTGTTCGAATAAATGCCAAGCTGATTTTCAATACAAACTTTTCATTAATAATTGGAAGGATGGTCTTGAAGATGGTGTTATTGGCAAGGACGTTAAATCATTATCAAGACATCTGCGTCGTTATTTAGCAGATAAAAACGGGGAGAGGTGCTTTTATTGTGGGTGGAATGAAAAACATCCAATAACTGGTAAGGTCACTTTAGAAATTGATCATATTGATGGTAATGCTGAAAACAATGAAGAAGGTAATTTACGTTTGTTGTGTCCAAATTGTCATTCATTAACACCTTATTTTAGGAATCTTAATAGAGGTAATGGGAGGAAGTGGAGAATGGATAAGTATAAAAAACAAGTAGCAACCCAGCCCATTTTCTGA
- a CDS encoding DUF1653 domain-containing protein, whose amino-acid sequence MKLGTYQHSKTGNLYKVHFVAKHSETLEDMVCYEALYENDKSKFWVRPIETFNGEVEIKGEKVPRFKFIK is encoded by the coding sequence ATGAAACTCGGGACATATCAACATTCAAAAACTGGCAATCTCTACAAGGTTCATTTTGTAGCCAAACATTCTGAAACTTTGGAAGATATGGTTTGTTACGAAGCACTTTATGAAAATGATAAGTCCAAGTTTTGGGTAAGACCGATAGAGACGTTCAATGGCGAAGTAGAAATAAAAGGCGAGAAAGTTCCTAGATTTAAATTTATAAAATAA
- a CDS encoding GIY-YIG nuclease family protein, whose amino-acid sequence MPTTYILLCSDSTFYIGSTNDLEKRLHQHNHAKSGAHYTKIRRPVRLVWSEEHPTLAEARAREVVLKRLTRKEKEELIKS is encoded by the coding sequence ATGCCCACCACCTACATTCTTCTCTGTTCCGATTCAACTTTTTATATTGGAAGTACCAACGATCTAGAAAAACGTTTACATCAGCATAACCACGCAAAATCTGGCGCTCATTACACCAAGATTCGTAGACCAGTAAGACTTGTTTGGAGTGAGGAACATCCGACTTTGGCAGAAGCTCGAGCTAGAGAGGTGGTGTTGAAAAGACTGACGAGAAAGGAGAAGGAGGAATTAATTAAGAGTTAG